A region from the Helicoverpa armigera isolate CAAS_96S chromosome 6, ASM3070526v1, whole genome shotgun sequence genome encodes:
- the LOC110371881 gene encoding chitin synthase chs-2 isoform X1 translates to MSEHDRKSHYERDDAEEPLYVANNNNSIYSNGTLHYCSIYSQRTVQETKGWDVFREFPPKQDSGSMETQKCLEFTVRLFKVMAYLVVFIAVLGSGVVAKGTTLFMTSQLKKDRRIAYCNRNLGRDKQFIVSLPDEERVAWMWAILAAFAIPEIGTLIRSVRICFFKTSRRPTSTQFIVIFIAESLHTIGMGLLFFLILPELDVVKGAMITNCLCIIPAILGLLSRNSRDSKRFMKVIVDMAAIVAQVTGFIVWPLLENKPVLWLIPVSSLCISLGWWENYVTRQSPIGKPKNDRGLNVIHYSENIILTRNFFHPGIIKSLGRLKDELIFTRYYTYRFISVWKIMLFLMCILFSIWIDGDEPAMFFQLFNTGFGPHSIVVEEVQIQLGGTVIPDLANVTLTGDSVEVAAAYKSAFYVMLIQIFAAYICYIFGKFACKILIQGFSYAFPINLVIPLVVNLLIAACGIRNGDNCYFHGTVPDYLYFESPPVFTLSDFISRQMAWIWLLWLLSQTWITIHIWTPKAERLASTEKLFVMPMYNGLLIDQSMALNRKRNDQRDVKTEDLAEIEKEKGDEYYETISVHTDNTGSSPKAIKSSDQITRIYACATMWHETKDEMMEFLKSILRLDEDQCARRVAQKYLRVVDPDYYEFETHIFLDDAFEISDHSDDDSQVNRFVKLLVDTIDEAASEVHQTNIRIRPPKRLPAPYGGRLTWVLPGKTKMICHLKDKAKIRHRKRWSQVMYMYYLLGHRLMELPISVDRKEVMAENTYLLTLDGDIDFQPHAVRLLIDLMKKNKNLGAACGRIHPVGSGPMVWYQMFEYAIGHWLQKATEHMIGCVLCSPGCFSLFRGKALMDDNVMKKYTLRSDEARHYVQYDQGEDRWLCTLLLQRGYRVEYSAASDAYTHCPEGFNEFYNQRRRWVPSTIANIMDLLADCKHTIKINDNISSPYIAYQMMLMGGTILGPGTIFLMLVGAFVAAFRIDNWTSFEYNLYPILIFMFVCFTMKSEIQLLVAQILSTAYAMIMMAVIVGTALQLGEDGIGSPSAIFLISLSSSFFIAACLHPQEFWCIVPGIIYLLSIPSMYLLLILYSIINLNVVSWGTREVQVKKTKKEIEAEKKEAELAKKSAKQKSLLGFLQGVNSNEEEGSIEFSFAGLFKCLLCTHPKGNEEKVQLLHIASTLEKLEKKLDSVERAVDPHGMSRGRKLSVGPRGSTTGDHGLDALDERPEEENDSDSETDTLSTVPREKRDDLINPYWIEDPELKKGEVDFLSPAELSFWKDLIDKYLYPIDANKEEQARISKDLKELRDSSVFSFFMVNALFVLIVFLLQLNKDNLHFKWPFGVKTNITYDEVTQEVLISKEYLQLEPIGLVFVFFFALILVIQFSAMLFHRFGTLSHILASTELNWFCSKKSDDLSQDALLDKNAIAIVKDLQKLNGLDDDYDNDSGSGPHNVGRRKTIHNLEKARQKKRNIGTLDVAFKKRFFNMNANDGPGTPVLNRKMTLRRETLKALETRRNSVMAERRKSQMQTLGANNEYGVTGMLNNNHGVVPRHRTSTANISVKDVFGEPNGGQVNRGYETTLGDEDDNNSMRLQPRQNQVSFQGRF, encoded by the exons CCAAAGGACAGTACAAGAAACGAAAGGATGGGACGTGTTCCGGGAGTTCCCGCCGAAGCAGGACAGTGGGTCTATGGAAACCCAGAAATGTTTGGAATTCACGGTGCGGTTGTTTAAGGTGATGGCATATCTAGTCGTGTTCATCGCCGTCCTCGGGTCCGGAGTCGTCGCAAAGGGCACCACGCTTTTTATGACCTCACAGCTGAAGAAGGACAGGCGAATTGCGTATTGTAATAGGAATTTAG GTAGGGATAAACAATTTATAGTAAGTCTGCCAGATGAAGAGCGAGTGGCGTGGATGTGGGCGATCCTGGCAGCGTTTGCCATCCCAGAAATAGGAACACTCATTCGTTCAGTAAGGATATGTTTCTTCAAAACTTCTAGAAGACCAACGAGCACGCAGTTTATTGTG ATATTCATAGCGGAATCGCTGCACACGATAGGAATGGGTCTTCTATTCTTCTTGATTCTGCCAGAACTGGACGTGGTGAAGGGAGCCATGATAACCAACTGTCTGTGCATCATTCCTGCGATACTTGGCTTGCTTTCACGTAACTCGCGAGACTCCAAGCGGTTCATGAAAGTCATTGTGGATATGGCGGCGATAGTTGCTCAAGTCACCGGGTTCATAGTATGGCCACTTTTGGAGAACAAGCCCGTTTTGTGGTTGATACCAGTTTCATCGTTATGCATTTCTCTGGGATGGTGGGAGAACTACGTCACACGTCAAAGCCCCATAGGTAAACCGAAGAACGATCGAGGTTTAAATGTTATCCATTACTCGGAGAATATCATACTAACACGTAATTTTTTCCATCCAGGTATAATCAAAAGTTTAGGCAGACTGAAGGACGAATTGATTTTCACCCGGTACTACACATATCGCTTCATATCTGTATGGAAAATCATGTTGTTCCTCATGTGCATCCTCTTCAGTATATGGATAGATGGAGACGAGCCTGCCATGTTCTTCCAACTGTTCAATACAGGTTTTGGACCTCACAGCATCGTTGTGGAAGAG GTACAAATCCAACTAGGTGGCACCGTCATTCCTGATCTGGCTAATGTAACGCTAACCGGAGATTCGGTAGAAGTGGCAGCTGCATACAAATCGGCATTCTACGTGATGCTCATCCAAATATTTGCAGCGTACATCTGTTATATATTTGGAAAGTTCGCGTGCAAGATTCTCATCCAAGGCTTCAGTTATGCGTTCCCTATCAATCTCGTCATTCCGTTGGTCGTCAACTTGTTGATTGCTGCATGTGGTATTAGAAATGGCGACAATTGTTACTTCCATGGAACAGTTCCAGATTATCTTTACTTCGAAAGTCCACCCG TGTTTACACTCAGCGATTTCATATCTCGTCAAATGGCTTGGATATGGTTACTCTGGCTGCTGTCGCAAACGTGGATAACTATACACATCTGGACACCTAAAGCTGAACGTTTGGCCTCAACGGAGAAGTTATTCGTCATGCCGATGTACAATGGTTTATTGATAGATCAAAGCATGGCTCTGAATAGAAAGAGAAACGACCAGAGAGATGTTAAGACTGAG GACCTCGcagaaatagaaaaagaaaaaggcGACGAATACTACGAAACTATATCTGTTCACACTGACAACACCGGTTCTTCTCCAAAAGCTATCAAATCGTCGGATCAGATCACCAGGATTTACGCATGCGCTACTATGTGGCACGAAACTAAAGACGAGATGATGGAGTTCTTGAAGTCTATCCTTCGGTTGGATGAGGATCAGTGCGCTCGGCGAGTCGCTCAAAAGTACTTGCGAGTTGTTGACCCCGATTACTACGAATTCGAAA CGCACATTTTCTTGGACGACGCATTCGAAATATCAGATCACAGTGATGACGACTCCCAAGTGAATCGATTCGTGAAACTTCTTGTGGACACTATCGACGAAGCGGCTTCGGAAGTGCATCAGACGAACATACGTATTCGCCCGCCGAAGAGGTTACCAGCGCCTTATGGTGGACGACTGACATGGGTGCTGCCAGGAAAGACGAAGATGATCTGTCACTTGAAGGACAAGGCTAAGATCCGTCACAGAAAGCGTTGGTCTCAG GTGATGTACATGTACTACCTTCTTGGTCACCGTCTAATGGAACTGCCGATATCAGTGGACCGTAAAGAAGTAATGGCTGAGAACACCTACCTGCTGACCCTGGACGGAGACATCGATTTTCAACCTCACGCTGTACGACTGCTTATCGATTTGATGAAGAAGAACAAGAATCTGGGAGCTGCGTGCGGACGTATTCATCCTGTCGGATCag GTCCCATGGTGTGGTATCAAATGTTCGAGTACGCTATTGGTCATTGGCTGCAAAAGGCGACGGAACACATGATCGGCTGCGTACTCTGTAGTCCTGGATGCTTCTCTCTGTTCAGAGGAAAGGCTTTGATGGACGACAACGTCATGAAGAAATACACTCTACGGTCTGATGAAGCTCGGCATTATGTGCAGTACGATCAAG GGGAAGATCGTTGGTTATGTACGCTACTTCTCCAACGTGGCTATCGTGTAGAATACTCAGCTGCCTCCGATGCCTACACTCACTGTCCCGAAGGTTTCAACGAGTTCTACAACCAACGTCGTCGCTGGGTGCCTTCCACCATCGCCAACATTATGGACTTGCTCGCCGATTGTAAACACACCATCAAGATTAACGATAACATTTCGAGTCCCTACATCGCATACCAG atgaTGTTGATGGGTGGCACGATCTTGGGCCCTGGTACTATATTTCTTATGTTGGTGGGTGCCTTCGTGGCTGCTTTCCGAATCGACAACTGGACTTCCTTCGAATACAATTTGTATCCCATATTGATCTTCATGTTTGTCTGCTTCACGATGAAATCCGAAATTCAA ctaCTGGTGGCTCAGATACTGTCGACGGCATATGCTATGATAATGATGGCTGTGATCGTCGGTACAGCTCTCCAGTTAGGCGAGGACGGCATAGGATCTCCTTCGGCTATATTCTTGATATCACTCTCAAGTTCGTTCTTCATAGCCGCTTGCTTGCATCCGCAGGAATTCTGGTGTATCGTACCGGGCATCATCTATCTTTTGTCTATACCCTCTATGTACTTGCTTTTGATTTTGTATTCGATTATAAATCTTAACGTAGTATCATGGGGTACTCGAGAAGTGCAAGTTAAAAAGACTAAGAAG GAAATCGAAGCAGAGAAAAAAGAAGCTGAACTTGCGAAGAAATCTGCAAAACAGAAATCGCTGCTAGGTTTCCTTCAAGGAGTGAATAGCAATGAAGAAGAAGGCTCTATCGAATTCTCATTTGCTGGGTTATTCAAGTGTCTGTTATGTACGCATCCCAAAGGAAACGAGGAGAAAGTGCAACTGTTGCATATTGCGTCCACACTTGAGAAATTGGAAAAGAAATTAGATTCTGTTGAAAG GGCTGTTGATCCACATGGCATGAGCAGAGGACGTAAACTCTCGGTTGGGCCCAGAGGTAGCACAACTGGAGACCATGGCTTAGACGCTTTGGACGAAAGACCAGAAGAAGAAAACGATTCAGATTCCGAAACCGATACTCTTTCTACTGTACCCAGA GAAAAGAGAGATGATCTCATAAACCCATATTGGATAGAGGATCCCGAATTGAAAAAGGGTGAAGTAGACTTTTTGAGTCCCGCCGAATTATCCTTCTGGAAAGATCTCATTGACAAATATTTGTACCCTATTGATGCTAACAAGGAAGAACAG GCCCGTATATCCAAGGATCTGAAAGAATTGAGAGATTCgtctgttttttctttctttatggTCAATGCCCTCTTTGTATTGATTGTATTCTTGCTACAACTGAACAAGGACAACCTTCACTTTAAGTGGCCCTTCGGAGTTAAAACTAACATTACATACGATGAGGTTACTCAAGAG gttttaatttcaaaagaataTCTGCAACTTGAGCCAATTGGTTTAGTGTTCGTGTTCTTCTTCGCCTTGATTCTGGTGATCCAGTTCTCAGCTATGTTGTTCCATCGATTTGGAACCCTCTCGCACATCTTAGCGTCTACAGAACTGAATTGGTTCTGTTCGAAGAAG TCCGATGACTTATCTCAAGACGCTCTCCTAGATAAGAATGCAATAGCAATAGTGAAAGATCTGCAGAAACTGAATGGTCTGGACGACGATTATGACAACGACTCGGGCTCGGGTCCACATAACGTCGGCAGAAGAAAGACTATTCATAATTTGGAGAAGGCCAGACAGAAGAAGAGGAACATAGGCACACTGGATGTCGCTTTCAAGAAGAGATTCTTCAACATGAATGCTAATGATGGACCAG GTACACCAGTACTGAACCGCAAGATGACATTGCGACGTGAGACCTTGAAGGCTTTGGAGACGAGGAGAAACTCCGTGATGGCTGAACGAAGGAAATCGCAAATGCAGACACTTGGTGCCAATAACGAATATGGAGTCACTGGAATG CTCAATAATAACCATGGTGTCGTGCCTCGGCACAGAACATCAACTGCCAACATATCGGTGAAGGATGTCTTTGGCGAACCCAACGGTGGTCAAGTCAATCGAGGATACGAAACCACACTGGGCGACGAAGACGACAACAACTCAATGAGATTACAGCCTAGACAAAATCAAGTTTCCTTCCAGGGTAGATTTTAA
- the LOC110371881 gene encoding chitin synthase chs-2 isoform X5: MSEHDRKSHYERDDAEEPLYVANNNNSIYSNGTLHYCSIYSQRTVQETKGWDVFREFPPKQDSGSMETQKCLEFTVRLFKVMAYLVVFIAVLGSGVVAKGTTLFMTSQLKKDRRIAYCNRNLGRDKQFIVSLPDEERVAWMWAILAAFAIPEIGTLIRSVRICFFKTSRRPTSTQFIVIFIAESLHTIGMGLLFFLILPELDVVKGAMITNCLCIIPAILGLLSRNSRDSKRFMKVIVDMAAIVAQVTGFIVWPLLENKPVLWLIPVSSLCISLGWWENYVTRQSPIGIIKSLGRLKDELIFTRYYTYRFISVWKIMLFLMCILFSIWIDGDEPAMFFQLFNTGFGPHSIVVEEVQIQLGGTVIPDLANVTLTGDSVEVAAAYKSAFYVMLIQIFAAYICYIFGKFACKILIQGFSYAFPINLVIPLVVNLLIAACGIRNGDNCYFHGTVPDYLYFESPPVFTLSDFISRQMAWIWLLWLLSQTWITIHIWTPKAERLASTEKLFVMPMYNGLLIDQSMALNRKRNDQRDVKTEDLAEIEKEKGDEYYETISVHTDNTGSSPKAIKSSDQITRIYACATMWHETKDEMMEFLKSILRLDEDQCARRVAQKYLRVVDPDYYEFETHIFLDDAFEISDHSDDDSQVNRFVKLLVDTIDEAASEVHQTNIRIRPPKRLPAPYGGRLTWVLPGKTKMICHLKDKAKIRHRKRWSQVMYMYYLLGHRLMELPISVDRKEVMAENTYLLTLDGDIDFQPHAVRLLIDLMKKNKNLGAACGRIHPVGSGPMVWYQMFEYAIGHWLQKATEHMIGCVLCSPGCFSLFRGKALMDDNVMKKYTLRSDEARHYVQYDQGEDRWLCTLLLQRGYRVEYSAASDAYTHCPEGFNEFYNQRRRWVPSTIANIMDLLADCKHTIKINDNISSPYIAYQMMLMGGTILGPGTIFLMLVGAFVAAFRIDNWTSFEYNLYPILIFMFVCFTMKSEIQLLVAQILSTAYAMIMMAVIVGTALQLGEDGIGSPSAIFLISLSSSFFIAACLHPQEFWCIVPGIIYLLSIPSMYLLLILYSIINLNVVSWGTREVQVKKTKKEIEAEKKEAELAKKSAKQKSLLGFLQGVNSNEEEGSIEFSFAGLFKCLLCTHPKGNEEKVQLLHIASTLEKLEKKLDSVERAVDPHGMSRGRKLSVGPRGSTTGDHGLDALDERPEEENDSDSETDTLSTVPREKRDDLINPYWIEDPELKKGEVDFLSPAELSFWKDLIDKYLYPIDANKEEQARIAADLLELRNKSVFAFVMFNALFILIVFLLQLNKDQLHVIWPLGIKTNITYIEETGEVLISKEYLQLEPIGLVFVFFFALILVIQFSAMLFHRFGTLSHILASTELNWFCSKKSDDLSQDALLDKNAIAIVKDLQKLNGLDDDYDNDSGSGPHNVGRRKTIHNLEKARQKKRNIGTLDVAFKKRFFNMNANDGPGTPVLNRKMTLRRETLKALETRRNSVMAERRKSQMQTLGANNEYGVTGMLNNNHGVVPRHRTSTANISVKDVFGEPNGGQVNRGYETTLGDEDDNNSMRLQPRQNQVSFQGRF; this comes from the exons CCAAAGGACAGTACAAGAAACGAAAGGATGGGACGTGTTCCGGGAGTTCCCGCCGAAGCAGGACAGTGGGTCTATGGAAACCCAGAAATGTTTGGAATTCACGGTGCGGTTGTTTAAGGTGATGGCATATCTAGTCGTGTTCATCGCCGTCCTCGGGTCCGGAGTCGTCGCAAAGGGCACCACGCTTTTTATGACCTCACAGCTGAAGAAGGACAGGCGAATTGCGTATTGTAATAGGAATTTAG GTAGGGATAAACAATTTATAGTAAGTCTGCCAGATGAAGAGCGAGTGGCGTGGATGTGGGCGATCCTGGCAGCGTTTGCCATCCCAGAAATAGGAACACTCATTCGTTCAGTAAGGATATGTTTCTTCAAAACTTCTAGAAGACCAACGAGCACGCAGTTTATTGTG ATATTCATAGCGGAATCGCTGCACACGATAGGAATGGGTCTTCTATTCTTCTTGATTCTGCCAGAACTGGACGTGGTGAAGGGAGCCATGATAACCAACTGTCTGTGCATCATTCCTGCGATACTTGGCTTGCTTTCACGTAACTCGCGAGACTCCAAGCGGTTCATGAAAGTCATTGTGGATATGGCGGCGATAGTTGCTCAAGTCACCGGGTTCATAGTATGGCCACTTTTGGAGAACAAGCCCGTTTTGTGGTTGATACCAGTTTCATCGTTATGCATTTCTCTGGGATGGTGGGAGAACTACGTCACACGTCAAAGCCCCATAG GTATAATCAAAAGTTTAGGCAGACTGAAGGACGAATTGATTTTCACCCGGTACTACACATATCGCTTCATATCTGTATGGAAAATCATGTTGTTCCTCATGTGCATCCTCTTCAGTATATGGATAGATGGAGACGAGCCTGCCATGTTCTTCCAACTGTTCAATACAGGTTTTGGACCTCACAGCATCGTTGTGGAAGAG GTACAAATCCAACTAGGTGGCACCGTCATTCCTGATCTGGCTAATGTAACGCTAACCGGAGATTCGGTAGAAGTGGCAGCTGCATACAAATCGGCATTCTACGTGATGCTCATCCAAATATTTGCAGCGTACATCTGTTATATATTTGGAAAGTTCGCGTGCAAGATTCTCATCCAAGGCTTCAGTTATGCGTTCCCTATCAATCTCGTCATTCCGTTGGTCGTCAACTTGTTGATTGCTGCATGTGGTATTAGAAATGGCGACAATTGTTACTTCCATGGAACAGTTCCAGATTATCTTTACTTCGAAAGTCCACCCG TGTTTACACTCAGCGATTTCATATCTCGTCAAATGGCTTGGATATGGTTACTCTGGCTGCTGTCGCAAACGTGGATAACTATACACATCTGGACACCTAAAGCTGAACGTTTGGCCTCAACGGAGAAGTTATTCGTCATGCCGATGTACAATGGTTTATTGATAGATCAAAGCATGGCTCTGAATAGAAAGAGAAACGACCAGAGAGATGTTAAGACTGAG GACCTCGcagaaatagaaaaagaaaaaggcGACGAATACTACGAAACTATATCTGTTCACACTGACAACACCGGTTCTTCTCCAAAAGCTATCAAATCGTCGGATCAGATCACCAGGATTTACGCATGCGCTACTATGTGGCACGAAACTAAAGACGAGATGATGGAGTTCTTGAAGTCTATCCTTCGGTTGGATGAGGATCAGTGCGCTCGGCGAGTCGCTCAAAAGTACTTGCGAGTTGTTGACCCCGATTACTACGAATTCGAAA CGCACATTTTCTTGGACGACGCATTCGAAATATCAGATCACAGTGATGACGACTCCCAAGTGAATCGATTCGTGAAACTTCTTGTGGACACTATCGACGAAGCGGCTTCGGAAGTGCATCAGACGAACATACGTATTCGCCCGCCGAAGAGGTTACCAGCGCCTTATGGTGGACGACTGACATGGGTGCTGCCAGGAAAGACGAAGATGATCTGTCACTTGAAGGACAAGGCTAAGATCCGTCACAGAAAGCGTTGGTCTCAG GTGATGTACATGTACTACCTTCTTGGTCACCGTCTAATGGAACTGCCGATATCAGTGGACCGTAAAGAAGTAATGGCTGAGAACACCTACCTGCTGACCCTGGACGGAGACATCGATTTTCAACCTCACGCTGTACGACTGCTTATCGATTTGATGAAGAAGAACAAGAATCTGGGAGCTGCGTGCGGACGTATTCATCCTGTCGGATCag GTCCCATGGTGTGGTATCAAATGTTCGAGTACGCTATTGGTCATTGGCTGCAAAAGGCGACGGAACACATGATCGGCTGCGTACTCTGTAGTCCTGGATGCTTCTCTCTGTTCAGAGGAAAGGCTTTGATGGACGACAACGTCATGAAGAAATACACTCTACGGTCTGATGAAGCTCGGCATTATGTGCAGTACGATCAAG GGGAAGATCGTTGGTTATGTACGCTACTTCTCCAACGTGGCTATCGTGTAGAATACTCAGCTGCCTCCGATGCCTACACTCACTGTCCCGAAGGTTTCAACGAGTTCTACAACCAACGTCGTCGCTGGGTGCCTTCCACCATCGCCAACATTATGGACTTGCTCGCCGATTGTAAACACACCATCAAGATTAACGATAACATTTCGAGTCCCTACATCGCATACCAG atgaTGTTGATGGGTGGCACGATCTTGGGCCCTGGTACTATATTTCTTATGTTGGTGGGTGCCTTCGTGGCTGCTTTCCGAATCGACAACTGGACTTCCTTCGAATACAATTTGTATCCCATATTGATCTTCATGTTTGTCTGCTTCACGATGAAATCCGAAATTCAA ctaCTGGTGGCTCAGATACTGTCGACGGCATATGCTATGATAATGATGGCTGTGATCGTCGGTACAGCTCTCCAGTTAGGCGAGGACGGCATAGGATCTCCTTCGGCTATATTCTTGATATCACTCTCAAGTTCGTTCTTCATAGCCGCTTGCTTGCATCCGCAGGAATTCTGGTGTATCGTACCGGGCATCATCTATCTTTTGTCTATACCCTCTATGTACTTGCTTTTGATTTTGTATTCGATTATAAATCTTAACGTAGTATCATGGGGTACTCGAGAAGTGCAAGTTAAAAAGACTAAGAAG GAAATCGAAGCAGAGAAAAAAGAAGCTGAACTTGCGAAGAAATCTGCAAAACAGAAATCGCTGCTAGGTTTCCTTCAAGGAGTGAATAGCAATGAAGAAGAAGGCTCTATCGAATTCTCATTTGCTGGGTTATTCAAGTGTCTGTTATGTACGCATCCCAAAGGAAACGAGGAGAAAGTGCAACTGTTGCATATTGCGTCCACACTTGAGAAATTGGAAAAGAAATTAGATTCTGTTGAAAG GGCTGTTGATCCACATGGCATGAGCAGAGGACGTAAACTCTCGGTTGGGCCCAGAGGTAGCACAACTGGAGACCATGGCTTAGACGCTTTGGACGAAAGACCAGAAGAAGAAAACGATTCAGATTCCGAAACCGATACTCTTTCTACTGTACCCAGA GAAAAGAGAGATGATCTCATAAACCCATATTGGATAGAGGATCCCGAATTGAAAAAGGGTGAAGTAGACTTTTTGAGTCCCGCCGAATTATCCTTCTGGAAAGATCTCATTGACAAATATTTGTACCCTATTGATGCTAACAAGGAAGAACAG GCTCGCATTGCTGCAGACTTGCTCGAACTTCGCAATAAGTCGGTTTTCGCATTTGTTATGTTCAATGCTTTATTCATattgatagtatttttattacaactgAACAAAGATCAACTCCACGTGATTTGGCCTTTGGGAATAAAGACAAATATTACGTACATCGAGGAGACAGGCGAG gttttaatttcaaaagaataTCTGCAACTTGAGCCAATTGGTTTAGTGTTCGTGTTCTTCTTCGCCTTGATTCTGGTGATCCAGTTCTCAGCTATGTTGTTCCATCGATTTGGAACCCTCTCGCACATCTTAGCGTCTACAGAACTGAATTGGTTCTGTTCGAAGAAG TCCGATGACTTATCTCAAGACGCTCTCCTAGATAAGAATGCAATAGCAATAGTGAAAGATCTGCAGAAACTGAATGGTCTGGACGACGATTATGACAACGACTCGGGCTCGGGTCCACATAACGTCGGCAGAAGAAAGACTATTCATAATTTGGAGAAGGCCAGACAGAAGAAGAGGAACATAGGCACACTGGATGTCGCTTTCAAGAAGAGATTCTTCAACATGAATGCTAATGATGGACCAG GTACACCAGTACTGAACCGCAAGATGACATTGCGACGTGAGACCTTGAAGGCTTTGGAGACGAGGAGAAACTCCGTGATGGCTGAACGAAGGAAATCGCAAATGCAGACACTTGGTGCCAATAACGAATATGGAGTCACTGGAATG CTCAATAATAACCATGGTGTCGTGCCTCGGCACAGAACATCAACTGCCAACATATCGGTGAAGGATGTCTTTGGCGAACCCAACGGTGGTCAAGTCAATCGAGGATACGAAACCACACTGGGCGACGAAGACGACAACAACTCAATGAGATTACAGCCTAGACAAAATCAAGTTTCCTTCCAGGGTAGATTTTAA